GCACGGCTGCTTCTGCTACAACCAGCCTCGCTCCTGCTCGCCGCCATGGCTCAAGTCCGCGCGTACATGATGTCGTTCGTCGGCTTGCAGCTCACCACGGGCCGCGACCGCTTCCCCGAGCGCTTTCCGCATCCCTGGCTGGTCTGGGAGCCGGGGGCGTGGCACGTGCCACAAGCAGGCGCGCACCGCACGCAGCTGCCCACGCATGAGAAGCGGCCCGGCAGGGGCGACGCGCTCTGCTTCGAGATCGCCCTGCAGCCGGGCGGCAAGCTGCACGCCGGCCGCTCGGACGCGCACGCGCTGGTGATCAACGACGCCACCTTCTCGCGCGATCAGTTCCTCATCCAGCGCTCGACGTCGGACGACTGGACCATCGAAGCGATGCCCAACGCCT
Above is a window of Deltaproteobacteria bacterium DNA encoding:
- a CDS encoding FHA domain-containing protein, giving the protein MAQVRAYMMSFVGLQLTTGRDRFPERFPHPWLVWEPGAWHVPQAGAHRTQLPTHEKRPGRGDALCFEIALQPGGKLHAGRSDAHALVINDATFSRDQFLIQRSTSDDWTIEAMPNASAATLDGAPITRAPMPLSSGNTIVAGDVTLRFYFPFDFVARIDSEIAGGKL